From Dioscorea cayenensis subsp. rotundata cultivar TDr96_F1 chromosome 13, TDr96_F1_v2_PseudoChromosome.rev07_lg8_w22 25.fasta, whole genome shotgun sequence, the proteins below share one genomic window:
- the LOC120274627 gene encoding uncharacterized protein LOC120274627, whose amino-acid sequence MATRRKKGLCFNCDAKFVPGHKCNPPQFLCLMVYLSEDSPLLLSPPTHTEAYITPLNDPTILPTDLETDPSPSISFHALTGQLVPSTLKLSGFLNGQKVVILIDGGSTNNFIQSQLARHLGLPIQPSPQLRVTVGNGDSVDCAGTCHQVSLQLGEASFSVDLILLPIYGADIVLGVQWLSDLGPVLFDYRHLWMEFIHHGTTIRLNGLTPLQLSYISPSALTKHSLTSSVAQFCSLAVEKPDPPLHPSFGVSAPASFLSSLQHLITSYTDIFALSTTLLPPRSFDHRIPLLPHTPPVNVKPYRYPHYQKGELEHLVAKMIVDGLIQPSTSPYSAPVLLVKKCDGTWRFCVDYRNLNTVTIKDRFPIPTVDELFDELSSACVFSKLDLRAGYHQIRIYPPDIEKTAFRTHEGHYEFRVMPFSLSNAPSTFQALMNSLFKTVLRRFVVVFFDDILIYNHDWTAHLAHLRQVFSQLRLHHLFVKKEKCDFVRLELDYLGHHISGHGVAVDQVKFSIIRDWPIPKSLRNLHSFLGLT is encoded by the coding sequence ATGGCGACCCGTCGTAAAAAAGGACTTTGTTTCAACTGCGATGCCAAGTTTGTTCCGGGCCACAAGTGCAACCCTCCACAATTTCTGTGTCTGATGGTTTACCTTTCCGAAGATTCCCCACTTCTGCTCTCTCCACCCACACACACTGAAGCTTATATCACTCCTCTTAACGACCCAACCATTCTTCCTACGGACCTGGAGACCGATCCCAGTCCATCCATCTCTTTTCATGCCCTTACAGGGCAACTCGTTCCGTCAACTTTAAAACTCTCCGGCTTCCTCAATGGTCAGAAGGTTGTTATCCTCATCGATGGGGGCTCCACCAATAATTTTATCCAATCACAGCTCGCTCGTCACCTCGGCCTCCCCATTCAACCTTCACCGCAACTACGCGTCACTGTTGGTAATGGCGACTCTGTTGACTGTGCTGGTACGTGCCACCAAGTTTCTCTACAACTCGGTGAAGCCTCTTTCTCTGTTGACTTAATCCTCTTACCTATATATGGTGCTGACATCGTACTGGGCGTTCAGTGGCTATCGGATTTAGGTCCGGTCTTATTTGACTACCGGCACCTTTGGATGGAATTCATCCATCATGGCACGACCATTAGGCTCAACGGTTTGACTCCACTACAACTATCCTACATCAGCCCTTCTGCACTCACTAAACATTCCCTAACTTCTTCCGTTGCCCAGTTTTGCTCTTTAGCAGTTGAAAAACCTGACCCACCTCTTCATCCCAGTTTCGGGGTCTCAGCTCCTGCATCCTTTCTCTCTTCCTTGCAACACCTTATTACCTCCTACACAGACATATTTGCTTTATCGACCACTCTTCTTCCACCTCGCAGTTTTGACCACCGTATCCCCCTCTTGCCTCATACCCCACCAGTCAATGTCAAACCTTATCGTTATCCTCACTATCAGAAGGGCGAACTTGAACACTTGGTCGCTAAAATGATCGTGGATGGTCTCATACAACCCAGTACGAGCCCATATTCAGCACCAGTCTTACTTGTCAAAAAGTGTGATGGCACTTGGCGTTTTTGCGTCGATTACCGCAACCTCAACACAGTCACCATCAAAGATAGATTCCCTATTCCCACTGTCGACGAACTCTTTGATGAACTCTCTAGCGCTTGTGTTTTCTCCAAACTTGACTTACGCGCCGGTTACCACCAAATTCGCATTTATCCTCCTGATATTGAGAAAACGGCATTCCGCACTCATGAGGGGCATTACGAGTTCCGGGTAATGCCGTTCAGCCTATCTAACGCTCCCTCAACCTTTCAAGCTTTAATGAACTCATTGTTCAAAACGGTCCTCCGCCGCTTCGTCGTGGTCTTCTTCGACGACATACTTATTTACAACCACGACTGGACTGCTCATTTGGCTCATCTCCGTCAAGTGTTCTCCCAACTCCGCTTGCATCACTTATTcgtcaagaaagaaaaatgtgatTTCGTGAGACTCGAGCTTGACTATCTGGGTCACCACATCTCGGGTCATGGAGTAGCTGTTGACCAGGTCAAGTTCTCCATCATTCGTGATTGGCCTATCCCTAAATCCCTTCGAAATCTGCACAGCTTTCTGGGTCTCACTTGA